The following proteins are co-located in the Chryseobacterium daecheongense genome:
- the rdgB gene encoding RdgB/HAM1 family non-canonical purine NTP pyrophosphatase, which yields MELLVATHNQHKKEEIQQILGGGYTVKSLTDYDIHEEIVEDGDSFNANALIKAKYCFEKTGIPSLGDDSGLVVESLDGRPGIFSARYAGDHDFAKNIEKVLDEMEGVENRKAYFITVLCYYDENGAQYFEGRAYGNLLTENKGHKGFGYDPIFVPKGHERTFAEMNPEDKNKISHRKQALDLFLDHLKVAGEYQ from the coding sequence ATGGAATTATTAGTTGCAACGCACAATCAACATAAAAAGGAAGAAATTCAACAAATATTAGGAGGAGGTTATACTGTCAAAAGTCTTACAGATTACGACATCCATGAGGAGATTGTAGAGGATGGAGACTCTTTTAATGCCAATGCCCTTATCAAAGCCAAATATTGTTTTGAAAAGACAGGGATTCCAAGTCTTGGAGATGACAGCGGATTGGTTGTGGAATCTTTGGATGGTCGTCCGGGGATTTTTTCGGCACGTTATGCAGGAGATCATGATTTTGCAAAAAATATAGAAAAAGTTTTAGACGAAATGGAAGGTGTTGAAAACAGAAAAGCTTATTTTATTACAGTCTTATGTTATTATGATGAAAATGGAGCTCAATATTTTGAAGGGAGGGCTTACGGAAATCTGTTGACAGAGAATAAAGGACATAAAGGATTTGGATATGATCCGATTTTTGTTCCGAAAGGACATGAAAGAACATTTGCTGAAATGAACCCTGAAGACAAAAATAAGATCAGCCACCGGAAACAGGCTTTGGATTTGTTTCTGGATCATCTTAAAGTTGCCGGTGAATATCAATAA
- a CDS encoding ribonuclease Z codes for MSTYLTILGFNSAIPTINTSPTAQLLEMEERHFLIDCGEGTQVQLRKAKARFSKINHIFISHLHGDHCFGLPGLIASFRLLGRETPLHVYGPKGIKKMLETIFTITETHRGFEVIYHELDKDYSEKIYEDNRVEVFTIPLDHRIYCNGYLFREKPKDRHINMKEIAKYNEIEVCDYHNIKAGKDFVLSDGYVLKNEILTVDPMPSVSYAFCSDTRYLESVIPIIKNVTVLYHESTFLHDLKEMADYTGHATALEAATIAQKAEVGKLILGHFSNRYGDLTVFTDEARTVFPNTFLPKALESVKI; via the coding sequence TTGAGTACTTATTTAACGATATTAGGCTTTAATTCAGCAATTCCTACGATTAATACCTCTCCCACGGCACAGTTGCTTGAAATGGAAGAAAGACATTTCCTGATCGATTGTGGAGAAGGTACACAGGTTCAGTTGAGAAAAGCCAAAGCAAGGTTTTCAAAGATTAATCATATTTTTATTTCCCATCTTCATGGGGATCATTGTTTCGGATTACCGGGACTTATTGCTTCTTTCCGTTTGCTGGGCAGGGAAACTCCTTTACACGTGTATGGTCCCAAGGGGATTAAAAAAATGCTGGAAACCATTTTTACCATTACGGAAACCCATCGTGGATTTGAAGTTATTTATCACGAGCTGGACAAGGACTATTCCGAAAAGATCTATGAGGACAATAGAGTAGAGGTGTTTACAATTCCTTTGGATCACAGGATTTACTGTAACGGTTATCTTTTTAGGGAAAAGCCGAAGGACAGACATATCAATATGAAGGAGATAGCCAAGTACAATGAAATTGAAGTTTGTGATTATCATAATATAAAAGCAGGGAAGGACTTTGTGCTTAGTGACGGATATGTTCTGAAAAACGAAATCCTAACAGTGGATCCTATGCCATCGGTTTCGTATGCTTTTTGTAGTGATACAAGATATCTGGAATCTGTGATTCCTATTATAAAGAATGTTACTGTTTTGTATCATGAATCAACCTTTTTACATGATTTAAAGGAAATGGCGGATTATACCGGACATGCAACGGCTTTGGAAGCAGCTACGATAGCACAGAAAGCGGAGGTAGGTAAACTTATTCTTGGGCATTTTTCCAACAGATATGGAGATCTGACCGTATTTACCGATGAGGCAAGAACTGTTTTTCCTAATACATTCCTGCCGAAAGCATTGGAAAGTGTGAAAATTTAG
- a CDS encoding TIGR02757 family protein produces the protein MNFEELRDFLNEKSDQYNNYDFIEDDPIQIPHRFSLKQDIEIAGFLAATISWGNRKSIIRSAEKMLDIMGNSPYDFVMNFSEKDLDSIRDKSIHRTFNGEDFTYFIQQFNKVYRENESLENLFLIKDSEFNFLHAIERFRTSFLETSKHRSHKHVSSPYKNSSSKRIIMFLRWMVRKDKRSVDFGIWENIDPKYLSIPLDVHTGNISRKLSLITRTQNDWKTVEELDQVIRQFDDKDPAKYDFALFGLGVSKEFL, from the coding sequence ATGAATTTTGAAGAGTTAAGAGATTTTTTGAATGAAAAATCGGATCAGTATAATAACTATGATTTTATTGAAGATGATCCGATCCAGATTCCCCATCGTTTTTCCTTAAAGCAGGATATTGAGATTGCAGGTTTCCTGGCCGCAACCATATCGTGGGGAAACAGAAAATCTATTATCCGTTCTGCAGAAAAAATGCTGGATATCATGGGGAACTCTCCATACGATTTTGTTATGAATTTTTCAGAAAAAGATCTGGATTCGATTCGGGACAAAAGTATCCACAGAACTTTTAACGGAGAAGACTTTACTTATTTTATACAGCAATTTAATAAGGTTTACAGAGAAAATGAAAGCCTGGAAAATCTTTTCCTGATCAAAGATTCCGAATTTAATTTTTTGCATGCTATTGAAAGGTTCAGGACTTCTTTCTTAGAAACATCTAAACACAGAAGTCATAAGCATGTGAGCTCACCTTACAAAAATTCATCTTCCAAAAGAATCATTATGTTCTTACGGTGGATGGTTAGAAAAGATAAACGAAGTGTAGACTTTGGTATCTGGGAAAATATAGACCCGAAATACCTGTCGATTCCGCTGGATGTTCATACCGGGAACATTTCGAGAAAGCTTAGTCTGATTACAAGAACTCAGAACGACTGGAAAACAGTAGAAGAGCTCGATCAGGTAATCAGGCAGTTTGATGATAAGGATCCTGCAAAATATGATTTTGCATTATTTGGATTAGGAGTTAGTAAAGAATTTTTATAA
- a CDS encoding DUF1003 domain-containing protein, whose translation MKSNTEKTEVLERIANGITWWIGSIPSLIAHTLFFIISFLLPLLHIVEFDKMLLILTTVVSLEAIYLAIFIQMSVNRSHEKIEDIQEDIEDIQEDIEEISEDIEEISEDIEEISEDIEEINEDIEDIQEDIEEINEDEDDEDHNERAKKVILKSSVNSNKNEIKALKDQILRLQNEIDDLKKDGSI comes from the coding sequence ATGAAATCAAACACTGAAAAAACAGAAGTTCTTGAAAGGATTGCTAATGGAATTACCTGGTGGATTGGTTCTATTCCATCCCTTATAGCCCATACCTTATTTTTTATTATTTCATTTCTGCTGCCTTTACTTCATATTGTAGAATTTGATAAAATGCTTCTTATCCTTACTACTGTAGTTTCATTGGAAGCCATTTACCTGGCAATCTTCATTCAGATGTCTGTTAACAGGAGCCACGAAAAGATCGAAGATATCCAGGAAGACATTGAGGATATTCAGGAAGACATTGAAGAGATCAGTGAAGATATAGAGGAAATCAGCGAAGATATCGAAGAGATCAGTGAGGATATCGAAGAAATTAACGAAGATATTGAAGATATTCAGGAAGATATTGAGGAGATCAATGAGGATGAGGACGATGAAGATCATAATGAACGGGCAAAAAAAGTGATATTGAAAAGCAGTGTAAATTCCAACAAGAACGAGATAAAAGCTTTAAAAGATCAGATATTAAGGCTTCAGAATGAAATTGATGATCTAAAAAAAGATGGTTCAATATAG
- a CDS encoding choice-of-anchor L domain-containing protein encodes MLNYRLKNYFFFLILLLAPLFSFSQNVGKLPQRKPQKEKSTAASLKAGAFIDVNVASYAPSAFTPTQLVTDILINGGTNCSTPNVTNVTVSPNHDVANNDRFWGYFHRATTNFPFKDGIVLTTGYARQAGNSLVSGSLSGSISMQGDADLAAATGTNLSNQRDAVALEFDFVPNSNQVKFNYLFASEEYTGGYPCNYSDAFALLIKPVAGGPYVNVAVLPGTAGAVSVTNIRPANQDNGSPLTCGALNDSYFAGYNTSNIETNYNGRTIPLTAIADVTPGVAYHFKMVLSDYNDQSLDSAVFLEGGSFDIGIKIVDGNGTVLPGTVNMCDNTPQILKAQVVTVPGMTFQWFKDGVPIPGATNIQYVATQPGVYEVKVSVPGNQCPGSATITIVGGTTPTAHDAVLKICTTPNALNFDLNTAMPLISTTAGAVFHFYVNQADAVAQNNNFINNLASYDGTDGQILYVVVSNGAFCSKMVKLTLRKEATPVAQLISSKMKICSGESVLLTASGGATYQWSDVSTNGPTRTVSPTQTTTYTVYAIGVQGCKSLQPATVTVEVVPAITSNLTGGMICTGDQITLDAGAGPNYTYTWNTGATTQTITVATNGTYTVTIDNGVCSKVFTTQVIKAVIPTVIKVDYNSSGTMVITASNPSNGILEYSIDNGLTWQPSNIFNNVPKNKLISIRVRVKNTSCVGFLEYFTFMMKNVITPNGDNVNDIIDFRGINEYKDFTASIFDRYGREVYKAEKVRPYWDGYFQGKRLPTASYWYQVTFEDPASKEKAVKTGWILLKNFE; translated from the coding sequence ATGTTAAATTATAGACTAAAAAACTACTTTTTCTTTTTAATATTGCTATTAGCCCCGCTCTTTTCGTTTTCCCAAAATGTAGGGAAACTGCCTCAAAGAAAGCCACAAAAGGAAAAAAGTACGGCAGCAAGTCTGAAGGCTGGAGCATTTATTGATGTAAATGTTGCCTCGTACGCTCCATCTGCTTTTACTCCCACACAGCTTGTTACAGACATCCTGATTAACGGAGGTACAAACTGCTCAACTCCGAATGTGACGAATGTTACAGTAAGCCCGAATCATGATGTTGCAAACAATGACAGGTTTTGGGGGTATTTTCACAGAGCTACTACCAATTTTCCTTTCAAAGACGGAATTGTACTTACTACGGGTTATGCAAGACAGGCCGGGAATTCTCTGGTAAGCGGAAGCTTATCCGGAAGTATTTCTATGCAAGGTGATGCTGACCTCGCTGCAGCTACAGGAACTAACCTGAGTAACCAACGGGATGCAGTTGCATTGGAATTTGATTTCGTACCCAACTCCAATCAGGTAAAATTTAATTATTTATTTGCTTCTGAAGAATATACAGGAGGTTATCCGTGTAATTATTCTGATGCGTTTGCATTATTGATAAAACCTGTAGCAGGTGGACCTTACGTGAATGTCGCTGTACTTCCGGGAACAGCAGGTGCAGTAAGTGTAACGAATATACGTCCTGCAAACCAGGATAATGGGTCTCCATTAACTTGCGGAGCTCTTAACGACTCTTATTTCGCGGGTTATAATACTTCAAATATAGAAACAAACTATAACGGAAGAACCATTCCTTTAACAGCCATTGCCGATGTAACGCCTGGTGTTGCTTATCATTTTAAAATGGTTTTATCAGACTACAATGACCAAAGTTTAGATTCAGCTGTTTTTTTAGAAGGTGGATCCTTTGATATCGGAATTAAAATTGTTGATGGAAATGGTACGGTTTTACCGGGCACGGTAAACATGTGTGATAATACTCCACAGATATTAAAAGCACAGGTAGTTACAGTACCGGGAATGACCTTTCAGTGGTTTAAAGATGGCGTTCCTATTCCGGGAGCTACCAACATTCAGTATGTGGCGACACAGCCTGGCGTTTATGAGGTGAAAGTTTCGGTACCTGGAAATCAGTGTCCGGGATCAGCAACTATTACGATTGTTGGAGGAACAACTCCTACAGCACATGATGCAGTGCTTAAGATTTGTACGACGCCAAATGCTTTAAACTTTGATTTAAATACAGCAATGCCATTGATCAGTACTACTGCGGGAGCTGTGTTTCACTTTTATGTAAATCAGGCAGACGCAGTTGCCCAAAATAATAATTTCATAAACAACCTAGCCAGCTACGACGGGACTGACGGACAAATTTTGTATGTAGTAGTTTCTAATGGTGCATTTTGTAGCAAAATGGTAAAGTTGACATTGAGAAAAGAAGCGACTCCTGTAGCACAGCTGATTTCTTCAAAAATGAAAATCTGTTCCGGTGAATCTGTTCTTTTAACAGCTTCTGGTGGTGCCACATACCAATGGAGTGACGTTTCAACAAACGGACCTACAAGAACAGTAAGTCCAACTCAGACGACTACGTATACCGTATATGCGATTGGGGTGCAGGGTTGTAAATCATTACAACCGGCTACGGTAACAGTAGAAGTGGTTCCGGCTATTACCTCTAATCTTACCGGAGGAATGATCTGTACCGGAGATCAGATTACGTTAGATGCCGGAGCTGGTCCTAACTATACTTATACCTGGAATACAGGGGCAACAACACAAACGATTACTGTAGCAACAAACGGTACCTACACTGTTACTATCGACAATGGTGTTTGCTCTAAGGTATTTACAACACAGGTAATTAAAGCTGTGATACCAACTGTCATTAAAGTGGATTATAACTCCAGTGGTACGATGGTTATTACCGCAAGTAATCCGAGTAACGGAATTTTAGAATATTCTATTGATAATGGATTAACATGGCAGCCTTCCAATATATTCAATAATGTTCCAAAAAATAAGCTGATATCGATCAGGGTTCGTGTGAAGAATACCAGTTGTGTAGGGTTTCTTGAATACTTCACATTTATGATGAAAAATGTAATTACTCCTAACGGAGATAATGTAAACGATATCATCGATTTTAGAGGAATCAATGAGTATAAAGATTTTACTGCAAGTATCTTTGATCGCTACGGGCGAGAAGTCTATAAAGCCGAAAAAGTAAGGCCTTATTGGGATGGATATTTCCAGGGCAAGCGTTTACCTACTGCATCATATTGGTATCAGGTGACTTTTGAAGATCCTGCCAGTAAGGAAAAAGCAGTGAAAACCGGCTGGATCCTCCTGAAGAATTTTGAATAA
- a CDS encoding choice-of-anchor L domain-containing protein, with protein MRSLFLALFLVLAGNIVFSQNRGQNIKLKQPTAESMKAGAFIDVNAAGYPESNYNITQLVKDVLIAGGSTCTTANVSNVNVSPNLPTTDQNRSWGYFNKAGTNFPFSKGIVLVTGFARKAGNNFQSVLSDPLPSGGDVDLATALNVNNANLRDATYIEFDFVPSSTEVSFRYLFASKEYSPSGTFTCSIADGFALLLKKVGDPTYTNLAVLPNGAGPVSVTNIIPSGLACGPKNAQYFAGMNNPQVETNFDGRTVPLTAKATVIPGETYHFKMVLADYQDVNFDSAVFLEAGSFDIGVQILGPGGVALPPSINMCDNTPQVLTASIQNATASYQWFLNNTPIAGATNATYTATQPGVYTLQVLLAGNTCPGTATVTIVGGTSPTVQNATLTACYAPGNAIFNLPAAQTSISTTPGATFAYYANLVDANAGNGNTIATPATYSSPGGQTVYVLVKNGFCSKVAQLQLIKAPQMTGTIAPPTPLTCANSQITLNASTSVYPAGSTFNWTTTGGNIVSGGNTLTPVVNAAGTYTLTISNTYQPGNVVCTATATVTVVGDSAPPTTTVSATKVLICAGETVTLTASGGATYNWTGLPGTGNTQTVTPATTTTYTVTAVGANGCVSQNPASITIEVSQPITVQNATLLKCYQPGNLTYDLTSAQPQITTVGTATFAYYANLADANAGNANTIAVPTAYPTPGNVTVYVLVKNGGCSYVVNLQLLKTAETTLTIATPPTITCTTTQITLDASASVVPAGSSILWTTTGGNIVSGANTLTPVVNAGGTYTLTVQNTTQPGNVNCSYTANVTVVENKTPPTATLTSSHAQICVGESVTLTAGGGVSYNWTGLTGNGSTQTVSPTVTTTYTVYAVGANGCISTNPATVTVIVGPPVASVTASKSKICAGESVTLTASGGITYNWVGLTGNGNTQVVSPTVTTTYSVYALGGNGCTSLVPATITIEVVPAITSTLQDVYVCAGDTGILDAGSGPNYTYIWSNGATTQTISTNITGTYTVTISNGTCSKAFTAQLLNPNLPQFTNIVYENHVLTLSATNPTGGTLEYSIDGGLTWQNSNIFNNVLNNTNYNLMVRVKDAKCSTSLSYFTFVISNAITPNSDGKNDTIDFSGISGYNNFAASIFNRYGQELFKATKLEPAWNGTVKGLALPTATYWYRVQWENPASKKLELRTGWILLKNRN; from the coding sequence ATGAGAAGTTTATTTCTGGCTTTATTTTTAGTTCTTGCAGGTAATATAGTCTTCTCCCAGAACAGGGGGCAAAACATTAAACTAAAACAACCTACAGCTGAAAGTATGAAAGCCGGAGCATTTATTGATGTAAATGCAGCCGGATATCCAGAATCTAACTATAACATTACTCAGTTGGTAAAAGATGTTCTTATCGCAGGAGGGTCTACGTGTACCACAGCCAATGTAAGTAATGTAAATGTATCTCCTAATCTACCAACAACGGATCAGAACAGAAGCTGGGGTTATTTTAATAAGGCAGGGACCAACTTTCCATTTTCAAAAGGTATTGTCCTTGTAACGGGATTTGCCAGAAAAGCAGGGAATAACTTTCAAAGTGTCTTAAGCGATCCGCTTCCTTCAGGAGGTGACGTTGACTTAGCAACAGCCCTGAATGTTAATAATGCCAATTTAAGGGATGCTACTTATATCGAATTTGACTTTGTACCTAGTTCTACTGAAGTTTCTTTTCGATACTTATTTGCTTCTAAAGAATATTCACCATCAGGAACTTTTACATGTAGTATCGCAGATGGCTTTGCCTTATTACTGAAAAAAGTCGGTGATCCTACTTACACTAATTTAGCAGTTTTACCCAATGGTGCAGGCCCTGTAAGTGTAACCAATATTATTCCTTCAGGCTTGGCTTGTGGTCCTAAAAATGCACAATATTTTGCAGGAATGAATAATCCTCAGGTTGAAACCAACTTTGACGGACGCACGGTTCCTTTAACAGCAAAAGCAACGGTAATTCCAGGTGAAACCTATCATTTTAAAATGGTTTTAGCGGATTATCAGGACGTAAATTTTGATTCTGCCGTTTTTTTGGAAGCAGGATCCTTCGATATCGGAGTTCAGATTTTAGGTCCCGGAGGAGTAGCGCTTCCTCCGTCTATTAATATGTGTGACAATACTCCTCAGGTACTTACTGCATCGATTCAGAATGCTACGGCTTCCTATCAGTGGTTCTTGAATAATACTCCTATTGCTGGAGCTACCAACGCGACTTACACAGCGACGCAACCAGGAGTTTATACGCTTCAGGTGCTTCTTGCAGGAAATACATGTCCCGGAACGGCTACTGTAACGATCGTAGGCGGAACTTCACCTACGGTACAAAATGCAACGTTGACAGCCTGCTATGCTCCAGGAAATGCAATATTTAATTTACCGGCTGCTCAAACATCGATCAGTACAACTCCAGGAGCTACATTTGCTTATTATGCCAATTTAGTGGATGCCAATGCCGGAAATGGAAATACGATAGCAACACCGGCAACATATTCAAGTCCTGGAGGACAGACGGTCTATGTTCTGGTTAAAAACGGATTTTGTTCAAAAGTTGCTCAGCTCCAGTTGATCAAAGCCCCTCAAATGACGGGGACAATAGCTCCTCCTACACCGCTTACATGTGCTAATTCACAAATAACATTAAATGCATCGACTTCTGTATATCCTGCAGGATCTACATTTAACTGGACTACCACAGGTGGAAATATTGTTTCCGGAGGAAACACTTTAACTCCTGTAGTGAATGCGGCCGGAACTTACACATTGACTATTTCCAATACCTACCAGCCCGGAAATGTAGTGTGTACAGCAACTGCAACCGTTACTGTAGTAGGGGATAGTGCTCCTCCAACTACGACTGTATCGGCAACTAAAGTATTAATCTGTGCAGGGGAGACTGTAACATTAACTGCTTCCGGTGGGGCTACGTACAATTGGACGGGATTACCGGGGACGGGAAATACGCAAACCGTAACACCAGCCACTACCACCACTTATACGGTAACTGCTGTTGGAGCAAATGGATGTGTTTCTCAAAATCCTGCAAGTATAACAATTGAGGTTTCCCAACCTATTACAGTGCAAAATGCTACTTTGCTTAAATGTTATCAACCCGGTAATTTAACATATGATCTTACTTCTGCTCAGCCACAAATTACAACGGTAGGAACGGCAACCTTTGCTTACTATGCCAATTTAGCGGACGCTAATGCAGGAAACGCCAATACGATTGCGGTACCAACAGCTTATCCGACGCCAGGGAATGTAACGGTTTATGTTCTGGTGAAGAATGGCGGATGTAGTTATGTAGTCAATCTGCAGCTATTAAAAACTGCCGAAACAACATTAACGATTGCAACTCCACCAACTATTACATGTACCACGACACAGATTACATTGGACGCATCGGCATCAGTCGTGCCGGCAGGTTCTTCCATATTATGGACTACAACAGGAGGCAATATTGTTTCAGGGGCCAATACATTAACACCGGTTGTTAATGCAGGCGGAACGTATACATTAACAGTACAGAATACAACACAGCCTGGAAATGTAAACTGTAGCTACACAGCCAATGTTACGGTGGTGGAAAATAAAACACCACCAACGGCAACCTTAACTTCTTCCCACGCTCAAATTTGTGTAGGAGAGTCGGTGACTTTAACAGCCGGCGGAGGAGTAAGCTATAACTGGACGGGTCTGACCGGAAACGGGAGTACACAAACGGTTTCTCCGACAGTCACTACAACTTATACTGTATATGCTGTAGGAGCTAATGGATGTATTTCAACAAATCCTGCAACGGTTACCGTGATCGTAGGGCCACCGGTTGCATCAGTGACTGCCTCAAAATCAAAAATATGTGCCGGAGAATCTGTTACATTAACAGCTTCTGGAGGGATTACTTATAATTGGGTCGGATTGACCGGAAACGGAAATACCCAGGTGGTTTCTCCAACGGTTACAACAACTTACTCAGTATATGCGCTGGGAGGGAACGGATGTACATCACTGGTTCCTGCCACGATTACAATTGAAGTGGTGCCAGCTATTACCTCTACCTTACAGGATGTATATGTTTGTGCCGGTGATACAGGAATCCTGGATGCCGGAAGTGGCCCGAATTACACTTATATATGGAGTAACGGAGCAACGACTCAAACAATTTCAACAAATATTACAGGAACCTATACGGTTACCATAAGTAATGGAACCTGTTCGAAAGCGTTTACCGCTCAGCTATTAAATCCTAATCTGCCACAGTTCACCAATATTGTTTATGAAAACCATGTGCTGACTTTAAGTGCAACCAATCCTACCGGAGGAACATTGGAATATTCTATTGACGGAGGGCTTACCTGGCAGAATTCCAATATATTTAATAATGTACTAAATAACACAAATTATAATCTTATGGTAAGGGTAAAGGATGCCAAATGTAGTACCTCATTAAGCTACTTCACCTTTGTGATTAGTAATGCTATCACTCCTAACTCAGATGGAAAGAATGACACAATCGACTTTTCAGGAATAAGCGGATATAATAATTTTGCGGCTTCTATTTTCAACAGATATGGACAGGAACTCTTTAAAGCTACTAAGTTAGAACCTGCCTGGAATGGAACAGTAAAAGGATTAGCCCTGCCAACTGCTACTTATTGGTACAGAGTACAGTGGGAGAATCCTGCGAGTAAAAAATTAGAATTACGAACAGGATGGATATTGTTGAAAAACAGGAATTAA